The segment GTCATTAAAAATTTCCTTTTCAAAGACCTCTTCAATTACGACCACTTTACCATCAACGGGAGATACGCATGTATGGTCTTGTAATACGGTATGACGTTTCGGATTTCTGAAGAATTGCAGTATTAGTACTAAAAGTACGAGCATAAATAACATTAAGCTCATACGTAACCATGGGATGCTAACAAACCAATCGATAAGTAAAACCGATGTGATTACTACTGTGAGTGTAATGAATATGATTTTATAGCCTTCTTTATGAAACATAGGTAACGATTCTTAAAAATATAAATATAAAGGGTGCTGCAAAGATAATACTATCTAGACGATCTAAAAGTCCACCATGACCAGGCATAATAATACCGCTGTCTTTGACTTGTGCCATACGCTTAAACTTAGATTCGATGAGGTCGCCAAGTGTTCCAAAAACACTCACAATGATACCTAGAATCAACCAGTTGGTAAAGGTTAAGGTCTCTGTGAAGTGTGCGATAAAAATACTGGCAATACATGAGAAAAAGAGTCCGCCTAGGAAGCCTTCTACCGTTTTTTTAGGAGAAATACTTGGAAACAGTTTCTGCTTTCCGAAGTTTTTACCCACGAGATAGGCAAAGGTATCATTGACCCAAACTAAGATAAATGATCCGAGAAGAAGCAAAGGTGTAAAGGTTTGATTAAAATTAGCAATACATATTAAAAACACAAAGCTACTAGATAAGTAAAAAGTGGTAATTATAAATCGCTTAGATTCAAAGAGCGGAATGGTTTTTTCTGAAAAGAGATCTTTTATAAGTAGAAGTTCTACAAATATGGTAATCACTAAAAGAATTTGTGAGGCTTCATCTATTCCTTTAACAGAATCGGCAATAATTTTCCAATATGCGAAACCTAGGTAGAGCACGGTAAATACGATATATGGAAAAAAGCCTTTTAGCTGAATTAGTTTTTTGAATTCGGCCATACATATAAGTCCGAACAAAAAAAATAGCGCAATAAGTGCATTTTGCCAGTATAGAGATGCTATAAGAAGGGACACGTATAAAAGTCCGGAGAGTGCTCTTGTACCAATTTCTTTCATTTATAAATCTTCTAGGAGCATCAAATATAAGTTTTTTGAGCTGCTTCCGTACGTCAAAAAGTCTTTATCTTCGACGGTTTTAAAATGTTTTATGGTCGTAATATTTGTTGGGATCTTATCTCGGTTTTTACCTTTAATACCTCTCAAGCCTTCTCCAATATTTTGAACAAATTGGCTTGTGGTGGCATAAATGATAAAGTTATCTGGCAATTCTTTAAGTTTCTTTTCTGCGATTTGATTCGATGAAATAAGTAAGGAGCCATCATCTGAAATTAAATACTCACAGGTTGAGAAGAAGAATGTACTTTCTGAAATACGCTTGGTTATATCGAAATTAAAATCCTTAAAAAGTTCGTTCAAGCCATCGTCAAACAATAGAACTTTAGAACCTTTCCAATCATTTTCTTTTAGAATAGCATCAAGACTATCATAAACTTCCTGAATATTTTCGCAGTATAAGAACTTACCGCCATTAGCCTTGAAATTTATTGTGAACTGTTCATCTACGGGCAGCTTTATTTCTGGCATATATTTGCCTCTCTCTTCGTTTTTTATGTTATCCTCAGGCGTGTTTTTTAAACCAAAGATTTTCCGAAATAAACTCATGTATAGGGACTGCTATTAACCTAATTGCATTAATGGATTTCTCAAATATAAAAAAACTTAAACTAATCGTGGATTAATTTAAGTTTTTTATGTGATAATATGCGTTGAAAAAAATGTTTATTCTTCTTCCTCAATTTGACTTTTTGATTTTGTCGCTTGCTCTGGTTTTTTAAATGGTCTTACACCAAAGATTTTCTCTAAATTATCTTTAAATATAACTTCCTTATCTAGAAGTACTTCCGCTAATTGAGTTAGCTTATCTTTATTCTCTTCTAGGAGCGCAATGGCACGTTGGTATTGCTTTTCTATAATATCTGAAATCTCTTTATCTATCAACTCGGCAGTCTGTTCACTGTAGGGTTTAGTAAAGCCGTATTCCGATTGACCTGAAGAATCATAATAGGTTAAATTTCCAACTTTATCACTTAAGCCGTAGATCGTAACCATGGCTCTAGCTTGTTTTGTTACCTTTTCAAGATCACTTAAAGCTCCTGTCGAAATCTGATTAAAAATCACTTTTTCTGCAGCCCTACCGCCTAAGGCAGCACACATTTCGTCTAGCATTTGTTCTGGACGCACAATTAATCGCTCTTCAGGTAAATACCAAGCTGCTCCTAAAGACTGACCTCTAGGTACAATAGTAACTTTTACAAGTGGGGCAGCATGCTCTAACATCCAACTTACAGTGGCATGTCCAGCTTCGTGGTAAGCAATGGCTTTTTTCTCGTCTTTAGTAATGATTTTATTCTTTTTCTCTAATCCACCAACAATACGATCAACAGCATCTAAGAAATCCTGTTTTTCAACAGCTTTCTTACCTCCACGAGCCGCAATAAGTGCTGCTTCATTACACACATTGGCAATATCTGCTCCAGAAAATCCGGGGGTTTGTTTTGCTAAGAAATCAATATCTAATTTTTCGGCTTGTTTGATAGGTCTAAGATGTACTTCAAAAATTTCTTTTCGCTCTCTAACATCTGGAAGATCCACATAGATCTGTCTGTCAAATCGACCAGCACGCATTAGAGCTTTGTCGAGGACATCGGCTCTGTTGGTTGCTGCTAAAACAATCACATTGGTATTGGTTCCAAAACCATCCATTTCAGTCAACAATTGGTTCAGGGTGTTTTCACGTTCATCATTAGAGCCTGAGAAGTTATTTTTTCCACGTGCTCTACCAATGGCGTCAATTTCATCAATGAATATAATTGCAGGTGATTTTTCTTTTGCTTGTTTAAACAAGTCGCGCACACGAGAGGCACCAACTCCAACGAACATTTCTACGAAATCTGAGCCAGAAAGTGAGAAGAATGGTACTTGAGCTTCACCTGCAACTGCTTTGGCTAATAAGGTTTTACCAGTACCAGGTTGTCCAACTAATAAGGCGCCTTTAGGAATTTTACCACCAAGTGAGGTGTATTTTTCAGGGTTTTTTAAGAAGTCTACAATTTCTTGAACTTCTTCTTTAGCCCCTTCTAATCCCGCAACATCTTTGAAAGACGTTTTAACATCGGTTTTCTCATCGAAGAGTTTGGCTTTAGATTTTCCAATATTGAAAATTTGTCCACCAGCACCGCCACCTGATCCACCAGACATACGTCTCATAATGAAGATCCATACACCGATAATAAGAATAAAAGGAAGTAAGGATAATAGTAAGTTGCCAAAGACATTTTCTTCAGTTGTGAAATTCACGTCTACATCCAAGGTAGGATCATTCGCCAAAGCAGATTCTACTTTGTTTTGGAATAATTCTAATTCACCAAACTCAAATTTATAATTTGCAGGAGGCTCTGTAGAAGGAAGTATGTTAGTGTTTCTTGCTTTTTTATGAATCTCTTTTTGAGCCGCCTCTTTAGTAAGATAAACACGAGCTTCGCGTCGATTTACTACATCAAGTTTTTCTACATCACCTTGATTCATGTAATTCAAAAACTCGGAAACTGTAAGTTTTTGAGCATTTGATCCACCAAAACCACCGGAGAACATTTGAATCGCTAAGAATGCAGCGATTACAAAGCCGTAGATCCAGTAGGGACTAAACTTTGGTTTTTTATTTAAATTTTTATTCTCTTTTGCCATCTATAATTACCACTGAGGTGGTTTTTTATTTAATATGTTTAATAACTTGATTCTATTTGAGTCGTTTTTGCATCACCCCAAAGACTTTCAATATCATAATAATCTCTAATATGTTTTTGAAAGACATGAACAACGACATTTACATAATCCATTAATACCCACTCAGCATTATCACTTCCTTCAATATGCCACGGATTGTCTTTATGCTCTTTACTAACCTTTTTTTGTATGGAAGAAACAATGGCGTTTACTTGTGTATTGGAGGTTCCTTCACAAATAACGAAGTAATCGCAAACTGTATTTTCAATCTCTCTTAAATCTAAAATCGTAATTTCTTTTCCTTTTACATCTTCAATACCAGCTATAACCGTCGTTATTAGTTGATCTGCACTCATATTTTTTTTCGCCATTAAATTGATTTAATTTTGTGCAAAGTTATTATTTTTTTGCTTCTTTTGAACGGATATTTATCATAAGAAATTTATAATTTTTTCAAGACCATTCCTATGCGTATAATCAAACTTAGTGCCATCGACTCAACCAACACTTTTTTAAGACAGTTGAGTGCTGCCGAAGTACTTAGTGATTTTACCGTTGTTGTTGCTGAATCACAGCTAAAGGGTCGAGGTCAAATGGGGACTACATGGACTTCTCAACCTTCAAAAAACCTGATTTGCAGTGTCTTCGTTGATGTTTCTTATTTAAATATAGAGCACAGTTTTTATATTAGTATGGCCGTATCATTAGCAATTTCAAGTGCCTTAAAAAGCTTTCAAATAAAAAAGGTAAAAGTGAAATGGCCTAACGACATTTTGGCAGACCAAAAGAAGATTTCGGGTATATTGATTGAAAATGTCATAAAAAACAATCAACTACAAGGTAGCATTATTGGTTTTGGACTCAATGTCAATCAAACTCAATTTAATGACTTGGCTTTGGCAAGTTCAATGCAAATTGTTTCTGGAAAGTCTTTTGATTTAGATGAAGTGCTACAACGTATTTTAAAATATCTCAAAGTAAATATGAGCCTTCTTAGAGATAGAGAACTAGTCGAATTGAAAAAACGCTATGAGCAAGAATTATTTAGAAAAAATAAACCTTCAACATTTAAAAATGCTGAGAGAGGTTTGTTTTCTGGTTTTATAAAAGGAGTTACAGACTCTGGTCACCTTCAGATTTTAGTAGAAGACAACAGAATTATGGTGTTTCAATTGAAAGAGGTGCAGTTGCTCTATTAAACCTTAGCGGGCATATTTCCAACTAGTGTTTCAATAAACTTATTAATTGGTCCTTTAATCATCATAGCCATCATTGCGTTGAATTCACCTTCAAAAACTAAGGCAACTTCACTTTTAGATGTTTCTATTTCAGTAATATTGGCGGTTAGGGAGAAATCAAGTTTTCCACCAGCAGCGCCCAAAACAATTTTATTTGGAGGTATACTGTCCATTTTTTTTAACACGATTTCTGGCATACCTTTTAGAGCAAATAAAAATTTATCCTCTTCTAAGATCTCAAATTTACTAATGTTTTCAGGCATTAGTTTCTCAAAATTTTTAACATCTGATAAGAAGTCGTAGGCCTCTTGAGCTGATTTATTTATAGTTGTTTTTGGTGATTCTAATTTCATTCTTAAGTATTTATCAATTTAGATAACTATGCTCAAATAGCATTCCATTCACTCGGATTAGTATTCCATTGTGCCAAAACTTCTTGTTCTTTAGCATTTATATATTTGGTATCAAGCGCTTGCTCCAGAAGATTTTCATAATTACTTAAGGTGTGTAGGTTGACCTTTGCTTTGTCAAAATTCGTCTTCGCCACTTCAAAACCATAAGTAAATATCGCCACCATGCCCTTTACATTTACATTGGCCGCTTCTAAGGCCTTCACCGCATTTAGACTGCTTTTACCAGTACTAATGAGGTCTTCTACAACGACTACATTTTGACCAGCTTCAACAAAACCTTCAATTTGATTTTGGCGTCCATGAGATTTTGCTTCAGGTCTCACATAAATAAATGGTAAACCTAAATACTCAGCGACTAAAATGCCAATCCCAATAGCTCCAGTAGCAACACCAGCGATTACATCTACTTTTCCATAGTGCGACTCAATATGCTTTGCCATGGTTTCTCTAATGTAATTTCGAATGGGCGGAAATGACAATACAATTCGGTTATCGCAATATATTGGAGAGTTCCAGCCTGAAGCCCAAATAAA is part of the Formosa sp. Hel1_31_208 genome and harbors:
- a CDS encoding LUD domain-containing protein; translated protein: MSLFRKIFGLKNTPEDNIKNEERGKYMPEIKLPVDEQFTINFKANGGKFLYCENIQEVYDSLDAILKENDWKGSKVLLFDDGLNELFKDFNFDITKRISESTFFFSTCEYLISDDGSLLISSNQIAEKKLKELPDNFIIYATTSQFVQNIGEGLRGIKGKNRDKIPTNITTIKHFKTVEDKDFLTYGSSSKNLYLMLLEDL
- a CDS encoding SRPBCC family protein, with the translated sequence MKLESPKTTINKSAQEAYDFLSDVKNFEKLMPENISKFEILEEDKFLFALKGMPEIVLKKMDSIPPNKIVLGAAGGKLDFSLTANITEIETSKSEVALVFEGEFNAMMAMMIKGPINKFIETLVGNMPAKV
- a CDS encoding phosphatidate cytidylyltransferase; its protein translation is MKEIGTRALSGLLYVSLLIASLYWQNALIALFFLFGLICMAEFKKLIQLKGFFPYIVFTVLYLGFAYWKIIADSVKGIDEASQILLVITIFVELLLIKDLFSEKTIPLFESKRFIITTFYLSSSFVFLICIANFNQTFTPLLLLGSFILVWVNDTFAYLVGKNFGKQKLFPSISPKKTVEGFLGGLFFSCIASIFIAHFTETLTFTNWLILGIIVSVFGTLGDLIESKFKRMAQVKDSGIIMPGHGGLLDRLDSIIFAAPFIFIFLRIVTYVS
- a CDS encoding biotin--[acetyl-CoA-carboxylase] ligase; the protein is MRIIKLSAIDSTNTFLRQLSAAEVLSDFTVVVAESQLKGRGQMGTTWTSQPSKNLICSVFVDVSYLNIEHSFYISMAVSLAISSALKSFQIKKVKVKWPNDILADQKKISGILIENVIKNNQLQGSIIGFGLNVNQTQFNDLALASSMQIVSGKSFDLDEVLQRILKYLKVNMSLLRDRELVELKKRYEQELFRKNKPSTFKNAERGLFSGFIKGVTDSGHLQILVEDNRIMVFQLKEVQLLY
- the pyrE gene encoding orotate phosphoribosyltransferase, which produces MIFDKDTAKQTAEVLLKINAIKLQPNDPFIWASGWNSPIYCDNRIVLSFPPIRNYIRETMAKHIESHYGKVDVIAGVATGAIGIGILVAEYLGLPFIYVRPEAKSHGRQNQIEGFVEAGQNVVVVEDLISTGKSSLNAVKALEAANVNVKGMVAIFTYGFEVAKTNFDKAKVNLHTLSNYENLLEQALDTKYINAKEQEVLAQWNTNPSEWNAI
- the ftsH gene encoding ATP-dependent zinc metalloprotease FtsH — protein: MAKENKNLNKKPKFSPYWIYGFVIAAFLAIQMFSGGFGGSNAQKLTVSEFLNYMNQGDVEKLDVVNRREARVYLTKEAAQKEIHKKARNTNILPSTEPPANYKFEFGELELFQNKVESALANDPTLDVDVNFTTEENVFGNLLLSLLPFILIIGVWIFIMRRMSGGSGGGAGGQIFNIGKSKAKLFDEKTDVKTSFKDVAGLEGAKEEVQEIVDFLKNPEKYTSLGGKIPKGALLVGQPGTGKTLLAKAVAGEAQVPFFSLSGSDFVEMFVGVGASRVRDLFKQAKEKSPAIIFIDEIDAIGRARGKNNFSGSNDERENTLNQLLTEMDGFGTNTNVIVLAATNRADVLDKALMRAGRFDRQIYVDLPDVRERKEIFEVHLRPIKQAEKLDIDFLAKQTPGFSGADIANVCNEAALIAARGGKKAVEKQDFLDAVDRIVGGLEKKNKIITKDEKKAIAYHEAGHATVSWMLEHAAPLVKVTIVPRGQSLGAAWYLPEERLIVRPEQMLDEMCAALGGRAAEKVIFNQISTGALSDLEKVTKQARAMVTIYGLSDKVGNLTYYDSSGQSEYGFTKPYSEQTAELIDKEISDIIEKQYQRAIALLEENKDKLTQLAEVLLDKEVIFKDNLEKIFGVRPFKKPEQATKSKSQIEEEE
- the rsfS gene encoding ribosome silencing factor — protein: MAKKNMSADQLITTVIAGIEDVKGKEITILDLREIENTVCDYFVICEGTSNTQVNAIVSSIQKKVSKEHKDNPWHIEGSDNAEWVLMDYVNVVVHVFQKHIRDYYDIESLWGDAKTTQIESSY